A genomic stretch from Candidatus Methylomirabilota bacterium includes:
- a CDS encoding slipin family protein has protein sequence MGGFEMSVGLILVVVIALFVIASSVKILREYERAVIFRFGRRASAVINPGGDGSGPGLILLIPFIDKMVKVSLRTITMDVPPQDVITRDNVSVKVNAVIFFRVLDAAKAVISVEDYLYATSQIAQTTLRSVLGQQELDDLLAARDKINQELTRIIDEHTNPWGIKVAAVEVKNVDLPQDMQRAMSKQAEAERERRAKVINADGEFQAAAKLAEAADVLSRFPMAIQLRYLQTMREIASERNTTTFFPIPVDLLSSLRSVLGAAGDGQAGAKS, from the coding sequence ATGGGCGGATTCGAGATGAGCGTGGGCCTGATCCTGGTCGTGGTGATCGCCCTGTTCGTGATCGCCTCGTCGGTGAAGATCCTCCGCGAGTACGAGCGGGCGGTGATCTTTCGCTTCGGCCGGCGCGCCAGCGCGGTGATCAACCCGGGAGGTGACGGGTCCGGACCCGGCCTCATCCTCCTGATCCCGTTCATCGACAAGATGGTGAAGGTGAGCCTGCGCACCATCACCATGGACGTGCCGCCCCAGGACGTCATCACGCGTGACAACGTCTCCGTGAAGGTGAATGCGGTGATCTTCTTCCGCGTGCTCGACGCCGCGAAGGCGGTGATCAGCGTAGAGGACTACCTCTACGCGACGTCCCAGATCGCCCAGACCACTCTGCGGAGCGTGCTCGGCCAGCAAGAGCTGGACGACCTTCTGGCCGCCCGCGACAAGATCAACCAGGAGCTCACCCGCATCATCGACGAGCACACGAACCCCTGGGGCATCAAGGTGGCCGCGGTCGAGGTGAAGAACGTGGATCTTCCCCAGGACATGCAGCGGGCGATGTCCAAGCAGGCGGAGGCCGAGCGCGAGCGGCGAGCCAAGGTCATCAATGCCGACGGCGAGTTCCAGGCGGCCGCGAAGCTGGCCGAGGCCGCGGACGTGCTGTCGCGCTTCCCCATGGCCATCCAGCTCCGGTACCTGCAGACCATGCGAGAGATCGCCTCCGAGCGGAACACCACGACCTTCTTCCCCATCCCGGTGGATCTCCTCAGCTCGCTTCGCAGCGTGCTGGGCGCGGCGGGAGACGGGCAGGCGGGCGCCAAGAGCTGA
- a CDS encoding nodulation protein NfeD, with product MKPAPLAAFLALLLLLAAVAAPPAAVAAAPVAVMDLEGAITPVTVRLVNIAVDRAQTERAQALVLLLDTPGGLERSMRTICQTILNSEIPIVVYVAPTGARAASAGVFITMAAHVAAMAPATNIGAAHPVTVGGGTTDKEMLKKVENDAAAFVRSIATERGRNVDWAEKAVRSSVSATEREAVKLKVVDLVADSVPDLLVKLDGRTVRTTKGSVTLETKGAPIRKIDINFRDRFLALISDPNVAYILMMAGMLGLFFELSTPGAILPGVIGGISIILAFFAFQSLPINWAGLLLILFGGVLLIAEIKVVSHGILTVGGVVSMLLGSMMLFDAPEAAGALRLSWWVIVPAVGSTAGLVIFALSFGVRALYRVPSTGATGMVGQPAVVRTPLTPEGQVAVDGELWRAVAQDGPIAAGEPVTIVRVDGLTLTVAKAEAASRR from the coding sequence ATGAAACCGGCTCCGCTCGCCGCTTTCCTCGCCCTCCTTCTTTTGCTCGCCGCGGTCGCGGCGCCCCCCGCCGCGGTCGCCGCCGCTCCCGTCGCCGTCATGGACCTCGAGGGGGCCATCACGCCGGTGACGGTGCGGCTGGTCAACATCGCCGTGGACCGGGCGCAGACCGAGCGTGCCCAGGCGCTGGTGTTGCTCCTTGACACGCCCGGCGGCCTCGAGCGATCGATGCGCACGATCTGCCAGACCATACTCAACTCCGAGATACCGATCGTCGTCTACGTGGCCCCGACCGGCGCCCGGGCCGCCTCCGCGGGCGTGTTCATCACGATGGCCGCGCATGTGGCCGCGATGGCGCCCGCCACCAACATCGGCGCCGCCCATCCGGTGACGGTGGGCGGAGGGACCACCGACAAGGAGATGTTGAAGAAGGTCGAGAACGACGCTGCCGCGTTCGTGCGAAGCATCGCGACGGAGCGAGGACGGAATGTCGACTGGGCGGAGAAGGCGGTGCGATCATCCGTGTCCGCCACCGAGCGCGAGGCCGTCAAGCTCAAGGTCGTGGACCTGGTTGCCGACAGCGTGCCTGACCTGCTCGTCAAGCTGGACGGCCGGACCGTGAGGACCACGAAGGGCAGTGTCACGCTCGAGACAAAGGGCGCGCCCATCAGGAAGATCGACATCAACTTCCGTGACCGCTTCCTGGCCCTCATCTCCGATCCAAACGTCGCGTACATCCTCATGATGGCGGGGATGCTGGGCCTCTTCTTCGAGCTCTCGACTCCCGGCGCGATCCTTCCCGGGGTGATCGGGGGGATCAGCATCATCCTGGCGTTCTTCGCCTTCCAGAGCCTGCCCATCAACTGGGCTGGATTGCTCCTGATCCTCTTCGGCGGCGTCTTGCTGATCGCGGAGATCAAGGTGGTGAGCCATGGGATTCTCACGGTGGGTGGGGTGGTTTCGATGCTGCTGGGCTCGATGATGCTCTTCGACGCGCCCGAAGCGGCCGGCGCGCTGCGTTTGTCCTGGTGGGTGATCGTGCCTGCCGTGGGGAGCACGGCCGGCCTGGTGATCTTCGCGCTATCCTTCGGTGTCCGCGCCCTCTACCGCGTTCCGAGCACCGGCGCCACCGGCATGGTCGGGCAGCCAGCGGTGGTGCGGACTCCGCTCACGCCCGAGGGCCAGGTTGCGGTGGATGGGGAGCTGTGGCGAGCGGTGGCGCAGGACGGCCCGATCGCCGCCGGCGAGCCGGTGACGATCGTGCGTGTGGATGGGCTGACCCTCACGGTGGCCAAGGCCGAGGCCGCCAGCCGGCGCTGA
- the speB gene encoding agmatinase, producing the protein MTDHPRPTDAFSSPRFGQIATFMRLPHRPSAEGLDVALYGVPFDGGCSYRSGARFGPRHVREQSSLIRPWNSALNVQPFERLRVADCGDVDIVPISIEHTFAAIERTLGPVVAGGAMPICVGGDHTITLAVLRVLARRHGRLGLVHFDSHPDTWDRYFGLPYYHGSTFRRAIEEGLIDGSRSIQVGIRGPLYAPDDFAFHAAHGFEVLRIEEIKQHGVEWAAGRLARLAGGPVYCSFDIDAVDPAYAPGTGTPEVGGLTSYEALGLVRALRPLDLRGADIVEVSPPYDGPGAITGLLAANLLFELVSVLALRA; encoded by the coding sequence ATGACCGACCATCCGCGCCCCACCGACGCGTTCTCCTCACCCCGCTTCGGCCAGATCGCCACGTTCATGCGGTTGCCGCACCGGCCTTCCGCTGAGGGGCTGGACGTGGCGCTCTACGGCGTGCCCTTCGACGGCGGCTGCTCCTATCGCTCGGGGGCGCGCTTCGGTCCGCGCCATGTCCGCGAGCAGTCCTCCCTCATCAGGCCGTGGAACTCTGCGCTGAACGTCCAGCCCTTCGAGCGCCTCCGGGTAGCGGACTGCGGGGACGTGGACATCGTGCCGATCTCCATCGAGCATACCTTCGCCGCCATCGAGCGAACCCTCGGGCCCGTCGTGGCGGGCGGGGCCATGCCCATCTGCGTGGGCGGGGATCACACCATCACGCTGGCCGTTCTCCGCGTGCTGGCGCGGCGCCACGGACGTCTCGGCCTGGTCCACTTCGACTCGCATCCCGACACCTGGGATCGGTACTTCGGCCTGCCCTACTATCACGGCAGCACCTTCCGGCGGGCCATCGAGGAGGGGCTGATCGACGGCTCGCGGTCCATTCAGGTGGGCATTCGCGGCCCCCTCTACGCGCCCGATGACTTCGCGTTCCACGCCGCCCACGGTTTCGAAGTCCTGCGCATCGAGGAGATCAAGCAGCACGGCGTCGAGTGGGCGGCGGGGCGGCTGGCCCGCCTCGCGGGCGGGCCCGTCTACTGCTCGTTCGACATCGACGCGGTCGATCCTGCGTACGCGCCCGGCACGGGCACGCCGGAAGTGGGCGGGCTCACGTCGTACGAAGCGCTGGGCCTGGTGCGCGCGCTCCGGCCGCTCGACTTGCGCGGCGCGGACATCGTGGAGGTGTCGCCGCCCTACGACGGGCCGGGCGCCATCACCGGGCTCCTTGCCGCGAATCTCCTCTTCGAGCTGGTCTCCGTCCTCGCGCTGCGCGCCTGA
- a CDS encoding cysteine desulfurase, which yields MTLGEACRADFPILARSVNGRPLVYLDSGASSQKPRQVLEAMQRFYERSNANVHRSIHTLGEEATEQYEAARDAVRAFMSARHRQEIVFTRGTTDGINIVAATIGRTLRPGDEVIVSEMEHHSNLIPWQMACRDRGATLRAIPLVNGAYLDMEAYARLLGPRTRMVAVAHISNVLGTINPVAEIVRHARAAGAMVLLDGAQAAPHLRLDLAALGCDFYVCSGHKMLGPTGIGVLYGRLETLERLEPGVGGSEMIKEVWIDHAQWNDLPWRFEPGTPPIAEAVGLHAAVEYLDKLGMDRVSAHERDLTRRCLDALSTIPGVTVYGPRNPEIKGAVVAFNVEGYHPHDGAALLDQSGVAVRAGHHCAQPLARALGVTGTLRASFSVYNTAADVERLADAVAGLRDQL from the coding sequence ATGACGCTGGGCGAGGCCTGCCGGGCCGACTTCCCCATCCTCGCGCGCTCGGTGAACGGGCGACCGCTCGTCTACCTCGACTCCGGCGCCTCGAGCCAGAAGCCGCGCCAGGTGCTGGAGGCTATGCAGCGCTTCTACGAGCGCAGCAATGCCAACGTGCACCGGTCCATCCACACCCTGGGCGAGGAGGCCACCGAGCAGTACGAGGCCGCGCGCGATGCCGTGCGCGCTTTCATGTCCGCGCGGCACCGGCAGGAGATCGTCTTCACGCGCGGCACCACCGACGGCATCAACATCGTGGCGGCGACGATCGGACGCACGCTGCGTCCGGGCGACGAGGTGATCGTCAGCGAGATGGAGCATCACTCCAATCTGATCCCGTGGCAGATGGCCTGCCGGGACCGGGGGGCCACCCTGCGCGCGATCCCGCTCGTCAACGGCGCCTACCTCGACATGGAGGCTTACGCCCGCCTCCTGGGTCCTCGTACGCGCATGGTCGCGGTGGCCCACATCTCCAACGTGCTGGGCACCATCAATCCGGTGGCGGAAATCGTCCGCCATGCCAGGGCCGCGGGCGCCATGGTGCTGCTCGACGGCGCCCAGGCGGCGCCGCACCTCCGTCTCGACTTGGCCGCGCTGGGCTGCGATTTCTACGTCTGCTCCGGGCACAAGATGCTGGGCCCCACCGGCATCGGCGTGCTCTACGGACGGCTCGAGACCCTCGAGCGCCTGGAGCCCGGCGTGGGCGGGAGCGAGATGATCAAGGAGGTGTGGATCGACCATGCCCAGTGGAACGATCTGCCCTGGCGCTTCGAGCCCGGCACCCCGCCCATTGCGGAGGCGGTGGGCCTCCACGCCGCGGTCGAGTACCTCGACAAGCTCGGGATGGATCGCGTGAGCGCGCACGAGCGGGACCTCACGCGCCGCTGTCTGGACGCGCTCAGCACGATTCCTGGGGTGACCGTGTACGGCCCGCGCAATCCCGAGATCAAGGGCGCGGTGGTGGCCTTCAACGTGGAGGGTTACCATCCGCACGACGGCGCGGCGCTGCTGGACCAGTCGGGGGTTGCGGTCCGGGCGGGGCATCACTGTGCCCAGCCGCTCGCGCGAGCCTTGGGCGTCACCGGCACCCTGCGCGCCAGCTTCTCCGTCTACAACACCGCCGCCGACGTCGAGCGCCTCGCCGACGCGGTGGCCGGCCTGCGCGATCAGCTCTAG
- a CDS encoding iron-sulfur cluster assembly scaffold protein: MSPVQYSDVIRERFRKPRFRGRLEGATAAFEDVNPLCGDRIAIECRIEGDRLAEARHHGDCCAICGASADLLIEMGVGKTTEELGRIATPDLLERLEADIRPTRLKCVTLPLTVLHGALAGKAVAR; the protein is encoded by the coding sequence ATGAGCCCCGTCCAGTACAGCGACGTCATCCGCGAGCGCTTCCGCAAGCCACGCTTCCGGGGCCGCCTCGAGGGCGCCACCGCCGCGTTCGAGGACGTCAACCCTCTCTGCGGGGACCGCATCGCGATCGAGTGCCGGATCGAGGGAGATCGGCTGGCCGAGGCCCGCCATCACGGCGACTGCTGCGCGATCTGCGGAGCCTCCGCCGACCTCCTCATCGAGATGGGCGTCGGAAAGACCACGGAGGAGCTGGGGCGCATCGCCACCCCGGATCTCCTCGAGCGGCTCGAGGCGGACATCCGACCCACCCGGCTCAAGTGCGTGACGCTGCCGCTCACCGTGCTGCACGGTGCCCTCGCCGGCAAGGCGGTGGCGCGATGA